One genomic window of Spirochaetota bacterium includes the following:
- the ispE gene encoding 4-(cytidine 5'-diphospho)-2-C-methyl-D-erythritol kinase yields the protein MIDSIKAYAKINLHLEVLNKRPDGYHNICSIMAKVDIFDLLQLEHCTLCNPDSVICTLKCVGGRNASVVENIPHEQNLIARAVDVYCRHAGIGLQVAIAIQKNIPAQAGLGGGSADAAATLLLLNNSLNCFNIQQLSAIAHTIGADVPFCLNGNVALCEGIGQIVTPLHPIKLPAYAIIVYDEIYCNTKEAYTSLKRGPDKLPSLKEDILSLWYNGDVISLLNVFKNDFQDTIFTNYPELVNVYNTLKHYQPEFVQLTGSGSAIFALFFDKVRAENVFGQIQSRFSQVFFAKLLMI from the coding sequence ATGATTGATAGCATAAAAGCCTACGCAAAAATAAATCTTCATCTTGAAGTTTTGAATAAAAGGCCTGATGGCTACCACAATATCTGTAGCATCATGGCAAAAGTAGATATTTTTGATCTTTTACAACTTGAACATTGCACATTGTGCAATCCTGATTCTGTTATATGTACACTTAAATGTGTAGGTGGACGCAACGCATCTGTCGTTGAAAATATCCCACATGAGCAAAATCTCATTGCAAGGGCTGTTGATGTGTATTGTCGCCATGCTGGTATTGGATTGCAAGTTGCTATCGCCATACAAAAAAATATTCCCGCACAGGCAGGGTTAGGAGGCGGGAGTGCAGATGCTGCAGCAACATTGTTGCTTCTTAACAATTCTTTGAATTGCTTTAATATACAGCAACTTTCAGCGATAGCTCATACAATAGGGGCAGATGTCCCTTTCTGCTTAAACGGTAATGTTGCATTGTGCGAAGGAATTGGCCAGATAGTAACACCACTGCATCCTATTAAACTTCCAGCGTATGCAATTATTGTATATGATGAAATTTACTGTAATACTAAAGAAGCATATACTTCACTTAAAAGAGGACCGGACAAATTGCCTTCTTTAAAGGAAGATATTCTGTCATTGTGGTATAATGGAGATGTAATATCGTTGCTGAATGTATTTAAAAACGACTTTCAAGATACAATATTTACCAATTATCCTGAGCTTGTAAATGTGTATAATACTTTAAAACACTATCAGCCTGAGTTTGTTCAGTTAACTGGGAGCGGATCTGCAATTTTTGCACTATTTTTTGATAAAGTCAGAGCTGAAAATGTATTTGGACAGATTCAATCACGGTTTTCTCAAGTTTTTTTTGCCAAATTATTAATGATATAA
- a CDS encoding NAD-dependent epimerase/dehydratase family protein: MRPTPGFTYAINKVEIEHKVEQFAKENPKVKVVIMRPCIIMGPHCNSAVAKSLKQPFILGFKGCNPIMQFIHEDDAAEAFYLALTKNVRGAFNLAADKGLRYDEMAKISGKHLVQIPASIIKPIVSALYTLHLLPFGPGQLTYIQYPLSMNAEKIKKVLGFCPRFTSEEAIKSYLENN, from the coding sequence TTGCGTCCAACCCCTGGTTTTACCTATGCCATAAACAAAGTTGAAATTGAACATAAAGTTGAGCAGTTTGCTAAAGAAAACCCCAAAGTAAAAGTTGTTATCATGCGTCCCTGCATTATTATGGGTCCTCACTGTAATAGCGCAGTAGCAAAATCACTGAAGCAACCATTTATACTAGGATTTAAAGGTTGTAACCCAATCATGCAATTTATCCATGAAGATGATGCTGCAGAAGCATTTTATCTAGCTTTAACAAAAAATGTACGGGGAGCATTTAATCTTGCTGCAGACAAAGGATTGCGTTATGATGAAATGGCAAAGATTTCCGGGAAACACTTGGTACAAATTCCTGCTAGCATTATAAAACCAATTGTTTCAGCATTGTATACTCTCCACCTCCTGCCTTTTGGACCAGGTCAATTGACATATATTCAATATCCCTTATCTATGAATGCAGAAAAAATTAAGAAAGTTCTGGGGTTTTGCCCCCGATTTACTTCTGAAGAGGCCATAAAAAGCTATCTAGAAAATAATTAG
- a CDS encoding NAD-dependent epimerase/dehydratase family protein codes for MKNKKRILIITGAFGYVGSRVIEHLKKSRFYHKIICTDIITPSHPLPSPFVFEHCDIRDSKKLTDIFVNHKVTDVLHLAYLILRIFLMKQHHCVQPLVLPMP; via the coding sequence ATGAAAAATAAAAAAAGAATTCTAATTATCACTGGAGCTTTTGGGTATGTTGGCTCAAGAGTTATTGAGCATCTTAAAAAATCCAGATTTTATCATAAAATTATCTGCACGGATATTATCACACCATCACATCCACTTCCATCCCCATTTGTTTTCGAACATTGTGACATACGGGATAGCAAAAAACTTACTGATATTTTTGTTAACCACAAAGTGACCGATGTTTTGCATTTGGCATATCTTATACTCCGGATTTTCTTGATGAAACAGCACCATTGCGTCCAACCCCTGGTTTTACCTATGCCATAA